A genomic segment from Candidatus Krumholzibacteriota bacterium encodes:
- a CDS encoding PhzF family phenazine biosynthesis protein, with translation MQQLRIKQVDAFTTKPFGGNPAGVITEADSLSIDMMQEISGSMNLSETAYVSMPDGPDALYRVRFFTPESEVDLSGHSMIAVTWALVEEGRVPLSPGVTRVAIETNVGLMPVDIHFTPADLFDRNDFDPERMVDVRTEQAEGVLDRIMILQPVRAWRGSDVPVAEIAAILGIEESEITRTGLPLEIVSTGLDQLMVPIAHKETVLSMHPDLIKLALMNKRYGIHTNHIFSLDAWHDDRVSYARHFAPVVGLWEDPATGTAAAGLGTYLLRHGAITVGSMIMEQGNDADSLARILVEIDDGAAKAGDVRIGGLAATSITRTIEVGRGTVTVV, from the coding sequence ATGCAGCAGTTGAGGATCAAGCAGGTCGACGCCTTCACGACGAAGCCGTTCGGCGGCAACCCCGCCGGCGTCATCACCGAGGCGGACAGTCTCTCGATCGACATGATGCAGGAGATCTCGGGGAGCATGAACCTCTCCGAGACGGCCTACGTCTCGATGCCGGACGGCCCCGACGCCCTCTACCGCGTCCGGTTCTTCACGCCGGAGAGCGAAGTGGACCTGAGCGGCCATTCGATGATCGCCGTCACCTGGGCGCTCGTCGAGGAGGGCCGCGTGCCGCTCAGCCCGGGGGTCACCAGGGTGGCCATCGAGACGAACGTCGGTTTGATGCCGGTCGACATCCATTTCACTCCGGCCGATCTCTTCGATCGCAACGACTTCGATCCGGAGAGGATGGTCGACGTTCGCACCGAGCAGGCCGAGGGCGTCCTCGACCGCATCATGATCCTCCAGCCGGTCCGCGCCTGGCGCGGCTCGGACGTGCCGGTCGCAGAGATCGCCGCCATCCTCGGTATCGAGGAATCCGAGATCACCCGCACCGGTCTGCCGCTCGAAATCGTCTCGACGGGTCTCGACCAGCTCATGGTGCCGATCGCACACAAGGAGACCGTCCTGTCGATGCATCCCGACCTGATCAAGCTCGCCCTGATGAACAAGCGCTACGGGATCCATACCAATCACATCTTCAGCCTCGACGCCTGGCACGACGACCGCGTGAGCTACGCCCGGCATTTCGCCCCCGTCGTCGGCCTCTGGGAGGATCCGGCCACCGGAACGGCTGCCGCGGGACTCGGCACCTACCTGCTCCGCCACGGCGCCATCACCGTCGGATCGATGATCATGGAGCAGGGAAACGACGCCGACTCCCTCGCCCGCATCCTCGTCGAGATCGACGACGGCGCGGCCAAGGCCGGAGACGTCCGGATCGGCGGCCTCGCGGCGACATCGATCACGCGGACGATCGAAGTGGGAAGAGGAACGGTGACGGTCGTGTAG
- a CDS encoding protein-glutamate O-methyltransferase CheR — MNGIEDGRIDELVGFVMAKRGTDMSRYRSSCIRRRIGHRLVMLGLASVGEYLEFLQRHPGEIDRLLDVLTIHVTGFFRDGDVFEKLAGSILPGAIERRLASGGGSIRVWSAGCSTGEETWSLVIELDRLIRATGADIRAEVFGTDVSEDACRTARRGVYGDDRVDGIPPVVLDRYFEKTAEGWQIARETRSDVRFRVHNLFSAPPFSMLDVVVCRNVLIHFEHSSRSDVLRNFHRALREDGVLVLGKSEAVTGPALELFELTDPRAKTYRKRTLCPSFKEE, encoded by the coding sequence ATGAACGGGATCGAGGACGGCAGGATCGACGAACTCGTCGGATTCGTGATGGCGAAGCGGGGGACGGACATGTCCAGGTACCGCTCCTCCTGCATCCGGCGACGGATCGGCCACCGTCTCGTGATGCTCGGGCTCGCGTCCGTCGGGGAATACCTGGAATTCCTGCAGCGGCATCCGGGGGAGATCGATCGTCTGCTCGACGTCCTCACCATACATGTCACCGGCTTCTTCCGGGACGGGGACGTCTTCGAGAAGCTCGCCGGCTCGATACTGCCGGGCGCGATCGAGCGGCGGCTCGCGTCTGGGGGCGGGTCGATCCGCGTCTGGAGCGCCGGGTGCAGCACCGGCGAGGAGACCTGGAGCCTCGTGATCGAGCTCGACCGCCTGATCCGGGCGACGGGCGCCGATATCCGGGCCGAGGTGTTCGGCACCGACGTCTCCGAGGACGCCTGCCGCACGGCGCGCAGGGGCGTCTACGGCGACGACCGCGTCGACGGGATTCCGCCCGTTGTCCTCGACCGCTATTTCGAGAAGACCGCCGAGGGATGGCAGATCGCGCGCGAAACGCGGAGCGACGTCCGGTTCCGCGTCCACAATCTCTTCTCCGCGCCGCCATTCTCGATGCTCGACGTCGTCGTCTGCAGGAACGTACTCATACACTTCGAGCATTCGTCGCGGAGCGACGTGCTTCGCAATTTCCATCGCGCACTTCGCGAGGACGGCGTTCTCGTCCTCGGGAAGAGCGAGGCCGTCACGGGGCCCGCGCTCGAGCTCTTCGAGCTCACCGACCCCCGGGCCAAGACATATCGCAAGCGGACCCTGTGCCCGAGTTTCAAGGAGGAATGA
- a CDS encoding methyl-accepting chemotaxis protein, which produces MGVFGFARTISGKVFLTMAAIGIALCGAGSYAFIAVSSDVIGQIAADRDDFWTNCVSMVCAEVDGVDDPAELHRRLDGLRDRWAHVAAIEIVDEGGSLLAGTTKATDGEGVDWRSVEFALPGSNRVARLNFDRSSERLDYADFRGRIVLVTIFALCVGYLIFYLLVDRFIRRPVARLLGASRQLASNAGDLTGSIEIESDDELGMLGGTLNDMFSNLSEIINVIRTTSDRVNFSAQSLSASTEEMNSITEETSMTVQNIARSTDLQAHKVEDMIKEIRNMERSVKQVANSAELAASAATNASETATKGGDSAKEAVEKINKIYCVINESAGIIRHLGERSNQIGEIVDVITDIADQTNLLALNAAIEAARAGEAGSGFAVVADEVRKLAEGSAKAADEIATLIQQTQDDTRTAVSSIELGAREVTEGKDVITKTGLSLDEIVEVLKSSSDMARRISAATNELSRGMKNVISSIDEISSSAEKNASSTQETAASMEQMTSSMEDVASSAQKLSDMAIQLREHVGRFKVTGAGQRREELIA; this is translated from the coding sequence ATGGGCGTGTTCGGATTCGCGAGGACGATCAGCGGAAAGGTGTTCTTGACGATGGCTGCGATCGGTATCGCGCTGTGCGGCGCGGGATCCTACGCTTTCATCGCCGTCTCGAGCGACGTCATCGGACAGATCGCCGCCGACAGGGACGATTTCTGGACGAACTGCGTCTCGATGGTCTGCGCCGAAGTCGACGGGGTCGACGATCCCGCCGAGCTCCATCGCCGGCTCGACGGCCTCCGGGATCGGTGGGCCCACGTCGCGGCGATCGAGATCGTCGACGAGGGCGGCTCGCTCCTCGCCGGGACGACGAAAGCCACCGACGGCGAGGGGGTGGACTGGCGGAGCGTCGAGTTCGCGCTTCCCGGAAGCAATCGCGTCGCCCGGTTGAACTTCGACCGTTCGTCCGAGCGTCTCGATTACGCCGATTTCCGGGGGCGCATCGTACTGGTGACCATCTTCGCCCTCTGCGTCGGCTACCTGATCTTCTACCTGCTCGTCGACCGGTTCATCCGGCGTCCGGTCGCGAGGCTCCTCGGCGCGAGCAGGCAACTCGCCTCGAACGCCGGCGACCTGACGGGCTCGATCGAGATCGAATCCGACGACGAGCTGGGGATGCTCGGCGGCACGCTCAACGACATGTTCTCCAACCTCTCCGAGATCATCAACGTGATCCGGACGACGAGCGATCGTGTCAATTTCTCCGCGCAGAGCCTGTCCGCCTCGACAGAGGAGATGAACTCGATCACCGAGGAGACCTCGATGACCGTCCAGAACATCGCGCGGTCGACGGATCTCCAGGCGCACAAGGTCGAGGACATGATCAAGGAGATCCGCAACATGGAGCGGTCGGTGAAACAGGTGGCCAACAGCGCCGAGCTGGCCGCCTCCGCCGCGACGAACGCCTCCGAGACCGCGACGAAGGGCGGTGACTCGGCGAAGGAGGCGGTCGAGAAGATCAACAAGATCTACTGCGTCATCAACGAATCGGCCGGTATCATCCGCCACCTCGGGGAACGCTCGAACCAGATCGGCGAGATCGTCGACGTCATCACCGACATCGCCGACCAGACCAACCTGCTCGCCCTGAACGCCGCGATCGAGGCGGCGCGGGCGGGAGAGGCGGGTTCCGGCTTCGCCGTCGTCGCCGACGAGGTCCGCAAGCTCGCCGAGGGAAGCGCCAAGGCCGCGGACGAGATCGCCACCCTCATCCAGCAGACGCAGGACGACACCAGGACTGCGGTCTCGAGCATCGAGCTCGGCGCGAGGGAAGTGACCGAGGGCAAGGACGTCATCACGAAGACGGGGCTTTCCCTCGACGAGATCGTCGAGGTGCTCAAGAGCTCCAGCGACATGGCCCGCCGCATATCGGCGGCGACGAACGAGCTTTCGCGCGGCATGAAGAACGTCATCTCCTCGATCGACGAGATCTCCTCGAGCGCCGAGAAGAACGCCTCGTCCACGCAGGAGACCGCCGCGTCGATGGAACAGATGACATCGAGCATGGAGGATGTCGCCTCCTCCGCGCAGAAACTCAGCGACA